Proteins encoded together in one Polaribacter reichenbachii window:
- a CDS encoding DUF4291 domain-containing protein codes for MKKYAKDGILEIEDISKFIKTQHQFVINHQLDQLVVPEEKPFIPSKKSTFNHLKLSNF; via the coding sequence TTGAAAAAATATGCTAAAGATGGTATTTTAGAAATTGAAGATATTTCTAAATTTATAAAAACACAGCATCAGTTTGTAATCAATCATCAATTAGATCAATTAGTAGTTCCAGAAGAAAAACCTTTTATCCCAAGTAAAAAATCAACATTCAATCATTTAAAATTAAGTAACTTTTAA
- a CDS encoding zinc-dependent metalloprotease, with protein sequence MKKLLLFSMISVFAFQTEIKAQKKKSKKEKTEQTSTKATPKKSKTPKYSDFVTAKTKSDEGLFKVHNTNNKFIYEIPKSHLGKEMLLVTRIKEIPAGLGGGYVNAGSKINTQVVVWEEFQNKILLKVKSYNAVANDSLPIYKSVKVNNLEPIIYAFDVKTQNTDSTAVLVDVTKFFTSDIKAISALPARYRRTYKVKRLDASRSFINSIKSYPNNIEVVQDFTFDADAPPSNSRTNTITIRVNQSMIVLPEDKMMPRLYDKRVGYFSLGNVDYSSEALKADDKRYIRRWRLEPKDIDAYNRGELVEPIKPIVYYLDPGTPDKLKKYIKQGVDDWAKVFETAGFKNAIMAKYAPTKEEDPEFSMEDVRYSSIRYVASTTRNATGPSVSDPRTGEILESDIIWYHNHLRSYRNRYLLETGAANPSARTLDTPAEEIGEMMRMVISHEVGHALGLPHNMAASYAYPVDSLRSGKFTQKMGIAATIMDYARYNYIAQPGDENIRFVRQLGPYDHYSINWGYRKIPSAKTPEQEVKTLDKWIEEKADDPIYRFGAQRFDPSAQTEGIGNDQVKASTYGVKNLKIVAKNLPKWTSDQTNNYEDLSELYGELLGVWSRYVGHVTGNIGGIYEFNKKPVQEGLVYEPVAREKQKEAMIWLQKNAFATQDWLLDPKILANIDESGYTNTMLRLQTRQLYSLLNTSKLERMIDAEIINPKSYDALSMIRDLRTGIFSEANYTKNVDVFRRNLQKSLIDRMGTLLNSKETKNSDISSILRGELQSLNFQLTIAKNRGVNRITKYHYRDCMAKIKEILDAK encoded by the coding sequence ATGAAGAAACTATTACTCTTTTCAATGATTTCTGTATTTGCTTTTCAAACAGAAATAAAAGCACAAAAAAAGAAATCAAAAAAAGAAAAAACCGAACAAACATCCACAAAAGCAACACCTAAAAAAAGTAAAACTCCAAAATATTCAGATTTTGTTACTGCAAAAACAAAATCAGATGAAGGTTTATTTAAAGTACACAACACTAACAACAAATTCATTTACGAAATTCCAAAATCACATTTAGGAAAAGAAATGTTATTGGTTACTAGAATTAAAGAAATCCCTGCTGGTTTAGGTGGTGGCTATGTAAATGCTGGTTCTAAAATTAATACCCAAGTTGTTGTTTGGGAAGAATTTCAAAATAAAATTTTATTAAAAGTAAAATCTTATAACGCAGTTGCCAATGATTCTTTACCTATTTACAAATCTGTAAAAGTCAATAACCTAGAACCAATTATTTACGCTTTCGATGTAAAAACTCAGAATACAGATTCAACAGCTGTTTTGGTTGATGTTACTAAATTTTTCACATCAGATATCAAAGCAATTTCTGCATTACCTGCACGTTACAGAAGAACTTACAAAGTAAAAAGATTAGATGCTTCTAGAAGTTTTATCAACTCTATAAAAAGCTACCCTAACAATATAGAAGTTGTACAAGATTTTACTTTTGATGCTGATGCACCACCAAGTAATTCTAGAACAAACACTATTACAATTCGTGTAAATCAATCTATGATTGTGTTACCAGAAGATAAAATGATGCCTAGATTATATGACAAACGTGTAGGTTATTTCTCACTTGGAAATGTAGATTATAGCTCAGAGGCATTAAAAGCAGACGACAAAAGATATATTAGAAGATGGCGTTTAGAACCTAAAGATATTGACGCTTACAATCGTGGTGAATTGGTAGAACCTATAAAACCAATTGTATATTATTTAGACCCTGGTACACCAGATAAATTAAAAAAATACATTAAACAAGGTGTAGATGATTGGGCTAAAGTTTTTGAAACTGCTGGTTTTAAAAATGCAATTATGGCTAAATATGCACCTACTAAAGAAGAAGATCCAGAATTTAGCATGGAAGATGTTCGGTATTCTTCTATTAGATATGTTGCAAGCACAACAAGAAATGCAACTGGTCCAAGTGTTTCTGACCCAAGAACTGGAGAAATTCTTGAGAGTGATATTATTTGGTATCACAACCATTTACGTTCTTACAGAAATAGATATTTATTAGAAACTGGTGCTGCAAATCCTTCTGCAAGAACTTTAGATACACCTGCAGAAGAAATTGGTGAAATGATGCGCATGGTAATTTCTCACGAAGTTGGTCACGCATTAGGTTTACCACATAATATGGCTGCAAGTTACGCTTATCCTGTAGATTCTTTACGTTCTGGAAAATTTACTCAAAAAATGGGAATTGCTGCTACAATTATGGATTATGCTCGTTATAATTATATAGCGCAACCAGGTGATGAAAACATAAGATTCGTACGTCAATTAGGACCTTATGATCATTATTCAATTAATTGGGGTTATCGCAAAATTCCATCAGCAAAAACACCAGAACAAGAAGTTAAAACGCTAGACAAATGGATTGAAGAAAAAGCTGATGATCCTATTTATAGATTTGGCGCACAACGTTTTGATCCTTCAGCACAAACAGAAGGTATTGGAAATGATCAAGTAAAAGCATCTACTTATGGTGTAAAAAACTTAAAAATAGTTGCAAAAAACTTACCTAAATGGACATCAGATCAAACTAATAACTATGAAGATTTATCTGAATTATATGGAGAACTTTTAGGTGTTTGGAGCAGATATGTTGGTCACGTTACTGGTAATATTGGTGGTATTTACGAATTCAATAAAAAACCTGTACAAGAAGGATTGGTTTACGAACCTGTAGCTAGAGAAAAGCAAAAAGAAGCTATGATTTGGTTGCAAAAAAATGCTTTTGCTACTCAAGATTGGTTGTTAGATCCTAAAATTTTAGCAAATATTGATGAAAGTGGTTATACAAATACAATGTTACGTTTACAAACCAGACAATTGTATTCGCTTTTAAACACATCAAAATTAGAAAGAATGATTGATGCAGAAATTATAAACCCTAAAAGTTACGATGCTTTAAGTATGATTCGTGATTTAAGAACTGGTATTTTTTCTGAAGCAAATTACACTAAAAATGTTGATGTTTTTAGACGTAATCTACAGAAATCTTTAATTGATAGAATGGGTACTTTACTAAATTCTAAAGAAACTAAAAATTCTGACATTTCTTCTATTCTTAGAGGTGAATTGCAAAGCTTAAACTTTCAATTAACCATCGCAAAAAACAGAGGTGTAAATAGAATTACAAAGTATCATTACAGAGATTGTATGGCTAAAATCAAAGAAATTTTAGACGCTAAATAA